The Mycoplasmopsis columbinasalis genomic interval ACGTTTAACTTTAAGCAAACAAGGTTTTACCTTTACTAAAGATTTTAGTTTAAGCGGTTTTCAAACTACGCAACAACGTAACACTCAAATCTTGTCAACCCTAATCAATAGTTTGACCATCGACTACAAAGATAAAGAAACTATTAACTGACTTGAAGGCGAAGAACAAAAACTCTTTGCAAAACAAAGATTTACTTTTACTACTCAAAGTGGGGATAATTCACAACAATTACAAAGTGAATTGTTTAGTAACTTCCAATTGTTAAGAACCAATGAGAGCAAAACTGAGGCGACTTTTCTCCTTACTTTTGCAGCTAATAATGTGCAAGCGCAAAGAGAAGTAACTATTAGTGGTTTCCCAAGTTTAGCGCAGTCACATCTTGCCTATGCAACTGCTAACTTAAACCAAGTAGACATTAATATAACTAACAGCCAAGCCAAAAGTCAACTTTTACCTTCGGCAGTAACATCACAAAATGTGCAACTGCTTACACTAACTAACCAAGATTTTGCTGTTGCCTATCCACAAGTACAAACAAGTATTAAGTCACTTAGTGCAAACAATCAAACTGGTCAATTGCAACTTACAGTTGAGCTCACTACAACACAAGCAGGTCAAAGCGCTACAACAACAAGAGTAATTGATGTAAATGGCTTCCAGACTCAAGCCCAAGCTGACCAAGCAATTTTAGCAGCTGTGTTTGATAATTATGTAGGTGTAACTTATAATGCGAGTGCACCAGCACAAAACAGCGCGTTACCTTCAGTAGTTGTTAATGAACACAGTAGTAGTTTAGCTTTGGTAAAAGCAAACTCAAGCCTAGCAGATGGTGCAGTGACAGTGACAACTACCTATGAAGCTAATGACAACTTAGGAACTGTGCTTGCAAACTTAAGTTTTAATTACCACGGTATAACCAAAACTAAAAAATTGTTGCTTGGTAACTTTCAAACTGCAGACCAAAACTTGCTTGATCGTGTGATGGCTAACATTGATGCCCTCGATTACGATAATAAGGCAAATCTTTTGCCAGCAAATGTTGACCAAACAAACATTAATTTGGTAATGCATGATGGTGCTGTGATTACACAACAACAGCTTTACAACAATTTTGGAATCACTATTAGTTGAACCAAAGACCAACCAGCCAGTCAACAAGGTACCTACACAACAAATTTTGTGCTCAAAAAAGATGATCAAGAATTAGTGCGTGCCAACGACCTCACCATCACTGGTTTTCTTACTTTAGCTGACTACTTAAACCGTGAAAAAGCACGAATTCAAGGCACGATTTACACTAATCCACAGAACCAAGATCTTACTAAGTTGAAGCCAAGTAGTGTTAGTGGCCACGCCAATGACTTTAAGTTGTTAGATGTTCTTGACAACGATTTTGTGCCAAGTGCGAATGTGAGTGTCACTAGAGAGATTACACCAGATGATACTAATGGTCTCTTGCGGATTACTACCATCTTGACTGCGAGTGTCCAAGATGGCGCTCAGGAGGCAAGTGCCAATGTACGTCTTAACGAAGATCTCACTGGTTTTGGCAAGGCGGCTGTACTTAACACTAACGATGTGCTAACTGAGTTAGCCAAAATCGAAACTGTTCATCTTATACTTGGGTCAAGCGTTAACAAAGCTACTACGCTTCCAAGCGAGATTGTACTAAGCGCTGACCAAATTAATGCAATCGACCCTGCTGGTATTGCGTATGTCCCAGCCAATGGTGTGACAATCGAAAAAATTGTACGTCCTAACGATGCCAAAGGTACACTAACTCCTTATGTGTGTTTGACTAAAGGCACGGTGGTAATTGAACGCGCATTCCCAGCTGTGACTGGCTTTAAAACTAACCAAGATGCACTTGATTACAAGACAGTGGAAAACTTACTCAACAAAATTAACTTTACTACCTGAATTTCAAAAGTTGACAATAGGGTGAAAGTACCAAATGTAATTTCCTTACAGGCTGCTACTAGCCCAAACCTTAAGCAGGAACTTTGGTTCTATGAAACTGACCATGACTTGACCACTAACCGTCCGCTTGACCTTACACTTGGTGGCAGGGCACAACACCAAATTACTAATGTAACTTACCTTATTGGTGCTGGTCAGCTTAGTTTTGACTTAGTAGTTAAACTCAACAATGTTGAGTTAACCAAACACTTTGACTTATTTGGCTTTAAAACCGCTACTGCTTACCTAGCCGAATTGCAAAGTCAAATCCGCACAGTTGCTTTTGAAGATCAATACGCTGCAGATCACTTTGTCCCTGCAGAAGCTGTAACGAAGCGTGATGCCTTTAAGTTCTACACTGCCCAAGGCAAAAATTGACTTGCAAGTCTGCCAACTTTTGTAACTTTTGACTGAAATGTTAAAACTAATGCCGACTCAAGTGAAGAAGGTTTAGTCGTGCTTGATTACAAACTTCAACTCACTGACACAGACGCAACAGTTTATGAGTCACCAGTTACTACCCAACTCTTACGTGGTTTTAAGACTCAAGCGCAAGTGATTGCTGAGCAAGAAGCACTCGAAAAACAAAATCTCATCGAAGAACTTAATGCTCTTGCTGCGGAATTGCACTTTGCTAGAACAGAAGCGCGTAGTAAAGTTCTTACCAACAAGCAAATGTTTGCTTCACAAGTTAACAAAGTAGATTGATGACAAAGTTATACCAGTGACAATGAAGTCTTTGAAACAGCTCACCAAGGCGTGACAGTTCGTGTTAATGCGATTAACCCAGATGACAACCGTGGTGAATTGCACTTTAGATACACTTTAATCCGTGACCATGCGAAGTATGGACTACTTAGTGTTGAATCTTCGTGGTTAGATGATACTTACTTAAAAGTCGATGAATTTAACCGCATTGTAAATCATGTGATTGCCTTTCACGGTGGTAGAGCTGTGTATGATGCCGAAGTAGACAACCGTTACTTTGAAGTGCGTACGCGAGGTCTTTCAGGTAACGAAGCTGCGCGTGCAATTACTGACGTAAACAACTTCTTAAACCTTGGTGACAATTACTTCACCTTTAGGTATGCCAAAACTGGTGCTGAGCAAGCGACTACTACTGTTGATTATAAAATCGGTAACTATAGTCGTACCCACACACAAAACTTCATTATTAACTATATCGATGATGATTGAGTCAAAAGTAAATTTAGATTAAACTGAAACGATGAAGCCAGAAATCCTGCCAGATTTGCTTTTGTACCAACTGACGAAGGAACTGGCAAAGCATTTATGCGTAAAGTAAACCTTAGCTGAGACTGAGTTGGTGAAAACCCCGGCAGAAACAACATTTGACTTTCTGGTAATAAAGATAGTTATTCATTCACAAGATATGGTCGTACGTGACAATTGCAAGCAAAAGTTCTTCCTTACACTCCTCAACAATTGATTAATGGTTGAATCACAATAGAAATTACCATTTATTCAACACAAGCTACTGACCAAGCAACTAAAAATAAACTAGGTATTAGTGAACGCACGAGTAACTGAAGATATGACTGAGGTAGTTTACTCGGTTTAAACAGACTCATGGACACTTTTATGTGATTTGATTCAGAGGCTGGTCGTTTTAAAAAAAGTACTGCTAGCAGCTATTTTTTTGATTATGTATATTGAGACCACGACACATATAAAGCAGAGAGACAATATATCTATGCAACTAAAGATTGATACAATTGAGGTACTTTTGGCCAAGGCAACTCTAAAAGAACGTCTTGAGGAAACCAGATACAAAACGACCTTGGCGAATGAAACTGAAAATTTGCAGATTATGTTAAAGATGGTGAACAGTCATTTAATTTGCAACAATTCATTGATAATTTTCCGTATAACGGTATAGCAGTTACCTGACGCAGTTGAACTCATACACAAGGTACCGGACTTAGCTATGCACGTTATACTCACTCTATTATTCGTTGAATTTCTCTAAATATTAATTACGCTGGTTACAGAAAGCACAAAGAGATTTATATGTCAACAAGAGACTATTACTACAATAATTTTGAGTGATCATAAGATTAATAATTTACGCCTAACGAGAGCAATAGTTTAAAACACAAATTTATTTTACAGTGTGTTTAGAAACTTGTTTTTGCCCCAACAAATTATCATTATGTTTCTATGCTTGTTAGTATAGAAACATTTTTTAAACAAAAACTAGATAAACGCTAGAGCACAAGCAATTTTGTGTTTGGTCTCAAACTTATTAAAGACTTCATTTTTGCTTGTACAAGTTTTGAATTTACTTACTTTACTTTCTATTTTATTTTAGAATAAAAAAATGTCCCGACAATACTAAAGAAAATTAATACTAGTTCTAAAATTTTCTTGTATAATACTTGAACTTAAGCCGTCATAGCTCAGCAGGTAGAGCACATCCATGGTAAGGATGGGGTCGCAGGTTCAAGTCCTGTTGTCGGCACCATTTGAGTTATCTCACCAACTAAACGTGTTTACACGTTTTTTATTTTGCAAAGGAGGTTTGATGCAACAAAACAAGGAGCAGAAATTGCAAAAAAGTCGAGATCGTGCTGAAGAACTTTTTGCTCACACGCCGATTCGTAAAGCGATTTGGATCGTTGCCGTACCATCTTTATTAATAACACTTATGATTGGTTTGTACTCATTTGTCGACCAAGTATTTATCCAACAATTTGTGCCTCGAACCAAAGTCGTAATGCGTCCAGGTGACGGAGTAGTCGCCAGTGAGCTTGGTGAACTTTCAGCTTATTTGCAAGGTTCATTTTACTCGGTTGAAAATTATCTAGACTTGCTGCAAAAGTACAACTCAATTAGTGGAGTGGCGCAAATTGTTCAAATTAACGCCAACTCGATTGTGTCAGCAACTAACGCTGGCGCTCAACCTATCTTAATTTTTTCAAACTCAATTGTGTTTTTAGTACCACTTGGTGCTTCAATTTACTACACAAAATGTTTGTCCAAAAAAATGCACAATGCTGCACGAAATATGTGAGCAACAATGTTTTGAGTAACAATTGCTTTATCATTAGTTGCAACCTTATTAGTAATTGTGTTTATTGTCTCGGGAATTTTTAAATTATTAGTTGGGCAAACTAAAATTGACCAAGCAGTTGCTTTGGCAAATGGTTTTACAACTTTCCAGGTTGAACAACTGCAAGCCTACTACAATGCGGCTTTCCAACTTAGCATTGATTGAGCTAAAGAGTTTACTTATGTGTATGCTAGTGGTACTGTTTTACAAGGCTTAGTAACTTTACTGTCATTCTTCATTCGCGCCGAAGGGTTTAACACTTACACCATGGGTGTGGGAATTGTGGCAAACCTTATCAACATTGCGCTTGACGCGCTCTTTATTATCGTGTTTCACCTTGGAATTTTAGGAGGAGCCTTAGCAACCTTAATCGGTTGAGCCTTCAATGTGTTTTGTTACGTAATTTACATTCAAAGCAAGCACAAAAAACAAGAAATGCTGATGTCTATGAACCAAGTGGTTCGTTTCAAATTTGCCAAAGAACTGCTCGCACCTACCTTTTTACTTGGGCTTGGCGGCTTTATTCGTTCGTTCGGTGTCTCATTTTCGTTCTTTGTGCTCAATATTTTGATTACCAAACCCAATTTTGCCGACCCAGGCCACTTTCAATTCTATTGAGCTAAGTCAACCCCAATTATTACTTTATTCTTAATTTCAGTTTTTGGAATTAGCGATGGTGCGCGGAGCTTGTTGCAATACAACTACACACGCCGCGATTTCAAAAGATGTAAAGAAGTTTATTTGTGAACTATCGTAGTGTCAATTACTTATGCTGTACTAGTTTACTTATTTATTTTAGGCACCGCTGGCAACTTGTGAGTTTTAGCCTTGAATGTTACCGAAAAAATGAGAGCGGCAACCGCACAATTTATACAAATTATGACACTTCGTATTGTTACTACATCGCTTTCAGTGTGTTCATTGTTGGCCTTTCAAGGCACTAACAACATTGAAAAGTCGTTGCTTGCTGCTGCACTTGAAAACTTTGTTTCATTCTTAATTATTATTCCACTTGGTTTTGGTTTTGCAATGTGAGCGTGAAATAGTAAAGGCGATAAGTATCTTGCTAATTGAATTTTAATGGGAACCTTCTTACTTAATTCTTTAATTGCTTCGACGACACTTTTACTTTTATCGCGTAGATATATTTACAAAGTCTTGCCAAAAATAAATGACCAAAAACTTTCCTGAAGCAGGAAAATCGAACACAAATTCTTTGAAAGTGCAATGCTTTACGAAGCTAAACAGGGTTATTAGTAATTTATATTCTGTTAAACAAAGTTTCATAACGAAACTTTGTTTTTATTAAACAGAAAAAAATTACACCAATAAATTGCATTGCGTTATATGCAGACTAAGAATGCAAAAAGATGACGAATTGCATAAATTGCATCATCAGTTATTGAAAACCGGTATTCTTATTATTCATTTTCAAAAGAAACTAACTGCAGAAAAAACTAATGAAATAAATGCTAAAGCATTTGTTTCCAGCAACACGCATAATGACAAGTGTTGATTAAAGAAATGATAAGTTACAACGATGACGTTTTTGTCTTTTACTTTGAATTTCAGCTAATTTTAGCAACCTAAGTGCATTATTTATTGTTTTATAGATCAAAATTTTAATAACGCCTTACTTTTAAATTTAACTATTAATGCTTTTTTCACAATCATCTAATTTATGCTAATAAAGAAACAAACAAGTTTTTTTCTGATTGAAAAATATAAAGATTTTAATGTTCAAACGCACAAACAATTTGGCAATAGAGTTAACTGCAAATGTAAGTTATGCTTTAGCGCAAAAAGTCTTCAAAGATTTTGAAACAAACAAGAAAATGGTTGCTAATTTAGAAATTTAACAATAACATAGGTCTAAACAACAAATTGTTACAAAAAAGTTTATCCAAATTATTTATAACTTCAAATTTAATAAATAGTACTTAAACATAGTCATAAATAAAAAACACACAAGCATTTTGTGTGTTTTTGATTTTTGAATTAGTTATTTGCTTAATTTCTTAAGTTCAGCTTCAAGTTTTGGAAAATCTGCTTGGCTTGAAACAACATCATTAATTTGTTTGTAAACGACTTTGTTGTCTTTATCTAAAATGAAAAGACCTCTTGCTAACAAGTGTAATTCGTTAATTAAAACACCAAGTTGTACCCCAACGTTTCTGTTGTAGTAGTCTGAATATAATTCAACTCTACCAGTTGGGTGTCCTGCTTTATATTCACCTAAAGCTGATGGTAAATCAACTGAAAAAGTGAAGAAGTCAAAATCTGTGTATTTTTCCGAAAGTTTACCAAGTTCTAAAACTTGTAAATCGCACACATTAGTGTTAATTGATGGGAATACACCCAAAACGGCAAATTCGTGGTTTCTTGCCACTTTTTCTTGTACAAAACCACCTGCTTTAGCTCCAACTAAGTTGATTTGTTGTCCTAATTCAGCTTCTTTCCCGTGCAAAGTAAGTGGTAAGTGACCTAAAGTAACTGTTCTTTCCATATTTTCTCCTTTTAAAAAAGTGTTGGATATATCAAAACTTTTCGTTTTAAATTATAGAATAAATGAATATTTGCGTACAAATTAATAGCAAAGTTGCACTTTTTGCCAATTGACTACAATTTTTAGTTATTTTGCGCTAAGTACAACACAAACACCTTACCATATTTTTTAGTATTGCGGACTAAGAGACCCTCTGGTACTTGTACCTGCATTTGGTCATTAGTTTCTACAATTACTAAACCATTTGTAGTTAAAAATTTGTTATCAACGATATTTTGTAACGCACTATTGAGTAATTCGTATCGTTCGTATGGTGGATCTAAGAAAATAATGTCAAATTCTTTACCACCCTTGGCTAGAAATGACAAAACATCTGTGTTAACAAGTTCTAAGTTATTGATTTTTAAATTCGCAACGTTAGTTTTAATTGCACTAAGAGCTTGCGGATGGTTTTCAACACAAACTGCTTTCATTGCTCCGTTGCTAATTGCTTCGAGTGCGAAGGCATCACTACCAGCAAATAAATCTAACACAAGCGCATTTGGCACTTGTGAACGAATAGAATTAAAAATTGCTTCACGCACGCGGTCAATTGTTGGCCTAGTAATACTTAAAGGAGGTTGTTCTAATTTGCGTGAGCGATGGATTCCTGAAATGATTCTAAGCATAGATTTATTATATATTAGATAAAATCCGTAACTAAGTTTTGATATATAATAAAACGCATGAAATATCAGATTAAGTTAGTTACTTTACCTAATCAAATTTTGCGCACCAAGTCGCAAGAGGTGCCTTGGCCTTTAACACCTGAAGATGAAGAGTTAGTCCAAAAAATGATTTATCATGTCGACTTAAGTCAACAAGAGGGTGATCATGGTCTGCAACCTGCTG includes:
- a CDS encoding lipoprotein 17-related variable surface protein → MKLKKAAVAVIAAATVLGTATPAGVVTYVKTKPSAQTGGEAQNSKTISEKVLLTEVTNWLSVTDIRITYDKENTNTFNSQPIEISFTEAQQNISSFKLWDFSANAAGTQLEVPFDNITVQISLDNDFSVQTKGSAIFSVNLYKTNSQQLLASRRIIANNITFVPDTSSIQPVDPTVDVDSEQRVRQLNNLLDRLTVVLKPAITRANLLPSEAQADDFLVGINENETLILLPEGHFDDQAKPEFQFEPSDDDGILNVQLVLVDTVDTTRRSKSQTYSFTGLKTTAKVTSLNLLSEAIIDFADKTSKSQTLPSVAIAQSDAFEAYDVHNQEQKLVLPAGFKLEFANLVPNDVNGSVAGLVKIWKEGNLATMSEKSFVVGGFLTEHYKNYLEISDELKKIEVRLVNVATTLPSQVTLEQVQLWDKEQNAPYQPTNPQIQIDKELADQKDDDGSLQVALTFTLDGAQKTQLVPFTNLYNVAHFEQDQIATALTSIQEVDVNAALLNKKDVLPSQFIQRSDASQKFVFYTDAAKTQVFNQDTYKIHMTVETANDDGGFITLSYYLTKGETYKSATKQTTVLKFKNSASNELQLLLNEITSLDYLGKESHVLAADASANLGSNLDVNKLIFWNQQQQLRPASEINFKFAQVELDAVHGTINAFLVAEKDGNSKQSQIKYAINGFLGSITSELVTKMNQISAVSWSSTQAQTAFLPSEVAAKADWANYLTFTGLDLADSNIQTQTQFFSADANGTLLVRLTLSKQGFTFTKDFSLSGFQTTQQRNTQILSTLINSLTIDYKDKETINWLEGEEQKLFAKQRFTFTTQSGDNSQQLQSELFSNFQLLRTNESKTEATFLLTFAANNVQAQREVTISGFPSLAQSHLAYATANLNQVDINITNSQAKSQLLPSAVTSQNVQLLTLTNQDFAVAYPQVQTSIKSLSANNQTGQLQLTVELTTTQAGQSATTTRVIDVNGFQTQAQADQAILAAVFDNYVGVTYNASAPAQNSALPSVVVNEHSSSLALVKANSSLADGAVTVTTTYEANDNLGTVLANLSFNYHGITKTKKLLLGNFQTADQNLLDRVMANIDALDYDNKANLLPANVDQTNINLVMHDGAVITQQQLYNNFGITISWTKDQPASQQGTYTTNFVLKKDDQELVRANDLTITGFLTLADYLNREKARIQGTIYTNPQNQDLTKLKPSSVSGHANDFKLLDVLDNDFVPSANVSVTREITPDDTNGLLRITTILTASVQDGAQEASANVRLNEDLTGFGKAAVLNTNDVLTELAKIETVHLILGSSVNKATTLPSEIVLSADQINAIDPAGIAYVPANGVTIEKIVRPNDAKGTLTPYVCLTKGTVVIERAFPAVTGFKTNQDALDYKTVENLLNKINFTTWISKVDNRVKVPNVISLQAATSPNLKQELWFYETDHDLTTNRPLDLTLGGRAQHQITNVTYLIGAGQLSFDLVVKLNNVELTKHFDLFGFKTATAYLAELQSQIRTVAFEDQYAADHFVPAEAVTKRDAFKFYTAQGKNWLASLPTFVTFDWNVKTNADSSEEGLVVLDYKLQLTDTDATVYESPVTTQLLRGFKTQAQVIAEQEALEKQNLIEELNALAAELHFARTEARSKVLTNKQMFASQVNKVDWWQSYTSDNEVFETAHQGVTVRVNAINPDDNRGELHFRYTLIRDHAKYGLLSVESSWLDDTYLKVDEFNRIVNHVIAFHGGRAVYDAEVDNRYFEVRTRGLSGNEAARAITDVNNFLNLGDNYFTFRYAKTGAEQATTTVDYKIGNYSRTHTQNFIINYIDDDWVKSKFRLNWNDEARNPARFAFVPTDEGTGKAFMRKVNLSWDWVGENPGRNNIWLSGNKDSYSFTRYGRTWQLQAKVLPYTPQQLINGWITIEITIYSTQATDQATKNKLGISERTSNWRYDWGSLLGLNRLMDTFMWFDSEAGRFKKSTASSYFFDYVYWDHDTYKAERQYIYATKDWYNWGTFGQGNSKRTSWGNQIQNDLGEWNWKFADYVKDGEQSFNLQQFIDNFPYNGIAVTWRSWTHTQGTGLSYARYTHSIIRWISLNINYAGYRKHKEIYMSTRDYYYNNFEWS
- a CDS encoding MATE family efflux transporter — encoded protein: MQQNKEQKLQKSRDRAEELFAHTPIRKAIWIVAVPSLLITLMIGLYSFVDQVFIQQFVPRTKVVMRPGDGVVASELGELSAYLQGSFYSVENYLDLLQKYNSISGVAQIVQINANSIVSATNAGAQPILIFSNSIVFLVPLGASIYYTKCLSKKMHNAARNMWATMFWVTIALSLVATLLVIVFIVSGIFKLLVGQTKIDQAVALANGFTTFQVEQLQAYYNAAFQLSIDWAKEFTYVYASGTVLQGLVTLLSFFIRAEGFNTYTMGVGIVANLINIALDALFIIVFHLGILGGALATLIGWAFNVFCYVIYIQSKHKKQEMLMSMNQVVRFKFAKELLAPTFLLGLGGFIRSFGVSFSFFVLNILITKPNFADPGHFQFYWAKSTPIITLFLISVFGISDGARSLLQYNYTRRDFKRCKEVYLWTIVVSITYAVLVYLFILGTAGNLWVLALNVTEKMRAATAQFIQIMTLRIVTTSLSVCSLLAFQGTNNIEKSLLAAALENFVSFLIIIPLGFGFAMWAWNSKGDKYLANWILMGTFLLNSLIASTTLLLLSRRYIYKVLPKINDQKLSWSRKIEHKFFESAMLYEAKQGY
- a CDS encoding redoxin family protein, with protein sequence MERTVTLGHLPLTLHGKEAELGQQINLVGAKAGGFVQEKVARNHEFAVLGVFPSINTNVCDLQVLELGKLSEKYTDFDFFTFSVDLPSALGEYKAGHPTGRVELYSDYYNRNVGVQLGVLINELHLLARGLFILDKDNKVVYKQINDVVSSQADFPKLEAELKKLSK
- the rsmD gene encoding 16S rRNA (guanine(966)-N(2))-methyltransferase RsmD is translated as MLRIISGIHRSRKLEQPPLSITRPTIDRVREAIFNSIRSQVPNALVLDLFAGSDAFALEAISNGAMKAVCVENHPQALSAIKTNVANLKINNLELVNTDVLSFLAKGGKEFDIIFLDPPYERYELLNSALQNIVDNKFLTTNGLVIVETNDQMQVQVPEGLLVRNTKKYGKVFVLYLAQNN